One region of Paenibacillus antri genomic DNA includes:
- the ilvN gene encoding acetolactate synthase small subunit codes for MRTVHTLSLLVSDQPGVLQRVAGLFGRRGFNIESIAVGPCEREGCARMTILTPGPEQGVDQVVRQLQKLVDVYEVEALERPAVARELMLVRLGMEASEERAARLRGWVDAFPCRLLDVRDDAVVVQLVATRAQNRAFLKLNSDVPALRIVSAGEVALPL; via the coding sequence ATGCGAACCGTTCATACGTTATCGTTGCTCGTATCGGATCAACCGGGGGTGCTGCAGCGCGTCGCCGGACTGTTCGGGCGAAGGGGATTCAACATCGAGAGCATCGCGGTGGGGCCGTGCGAGCGGGAGGGCTGCGCCCGGATGACGATCCTGACGCCGGGACCGGAGCAAGGCGTCGACCAAGTCGTCCGGCAGCTGCAGAAGCTCGTCGACGTCTACGAGGTCGAAGCGCTGGAGCGGCCCGCGGTCGCGCGGGAGCTGATGCTGGTGCGCCTCGGCATGGAGGCGAGCGAAGAGCGCGCGGCTCGGCTTCGCGGCTGGGTCGATGCGTTCCCGTGCAGGCTGTTGGACGTTAGGGACGATGCCGTCGTCGTGCAGCTCGTGGCGACGCGGGCGCAAAACCGGGCGTTCCTTAAGCTGAACTCGGACGTGCCCGCGCTCCGCATCGTCAGCGCCGGGGAAGTCGCGCTGCCGCTGTAA
- a CDS encoding sensor domain-containing protein, producing the protein MSEAKPRMSNAAEPNFESLFQYNLDPVFVLDDRSNFTGVNPAGELLIGYTQEQLRSMSYMQLVVPEYAAEVERCYFHVIHRLQPQTMDVNIVRGDGKIAELTITTVPLLADGRVAGVIGIAKDMTSRNKSLRLIDGQNRVLEMIAKTQELDDILRSIVALIEEQTGALCSVLLSDPAAGRLRLRSAPSFPEAFNRNLTELPIGPSIGSCGSAAYYKKTVIVSDISTDERWDGYRELVQPYGIEACWSVPIVLEAELVGTFAMYSFDRRSPSEEELRLTERAGALVGLAIERQRQDETIRHMAFHDALTGLGNRRLLEESLDRAIERAAREGDHLSVMFLDLDRFKIVNDSMGHRFGDALLRQVSRRLVEAANGEGLIARQGGDEFVLLLDGASEERARAVAERILDALQAPFYVEGQEIFITPSMGVSVFPDHGLDPQSLLKSADYAMYQAKQNGRNGFQLFNPQLQSKAEKRLELENHLRRALERGELSLHYQPQVNTRKRRVIGVEALLRWNHTSWGPVSPATFIPIAEETGLILPIGDWVLNEACRQTQSWIDDGLPPMTVSVNISARQLQQPDFISLVRNALRASRLPARLLELELTESLTMDRTTSSEVIRRLKQLGVGIAIDDFGTGYSSLHYLKHLSINRLKIDQSFIRDLLADQNDQDIVKAIVTMSHSLGIEVIAEGVEATEQVRFLEQHGCDQVQGFLFSRPLPAEAVPAFLRK; encoded by the coding sequence GTGAGCGAAGCGAAACCCCGAATGTCGAATGCCGCGGAGCCGAATTTCGAGTCCCTTTTTCAATACAACTTGGATCCTGTCTTCGTGTTGGACGACCGCAGCAACTTCACCGGCGTCAACCCGGCGGGCGAGCTTCTGATCGGCTACACCCAAGAACAGCTTCGCTCGATGTCTTACATGCAGTTAGTCGTGCCGGAGTATGCCGCAGAGGTCGAGCGCTGTTATTTCCACGTCATCCATCGACTGCAGCCGCAGACGATGGATGTGAACATCGTGCGCGGCGACGGGAAAATCGCGGAGCTGACCATCACGACCGTGCCCCTGCTGGCGGACGGGCGCGTCGCTGGCGTCATCGGCATCGCCAAGGATATGACCTCGAGGAACAAGTCCCTTCGGTTGATCGACGGGCAAAACCGAGTGCTCGAGATGATCGCGAAGACGCAGGAGCTGGACGACATCCTTCGCAGCATCGTCGCGCTGATCGAGGAGCAGACCGGCGCGCTGTGCTCGGTGCTGCTGTCGGACCCGGCCGCCGGCCGGCTCCGGCTGCGATCGGCGCCGAGCTTCCCCGAAGCGTTCAATCGCAATTTGACGGAGCTGCCGATCGGCCCTTCGATCGGCTCGTGCGGAAGCGCCGCTTACTATAAGAAAACCGTGATCGTCTCCGACATCTCGACGGACGAACGCTGGGACGGCTACCGAGAGCTTGTCCAGCCGTACGGCATCGAAGCTTGCTGGTCGGTCCCGATCGTGCTGGAGGCCGAATTGGTCGGCACCTTCGCTATGTATTCCTTCGATCGGCGCTCCCCGAGCGAAGAGGAGCTTCGGTTGACCGAACGCGCCGGGGCGCTCGTCGGCCTCGCGATCGAGCGGCAGCGGCAGGACGAGACGATCCGGCACATGGCGTTCCACGACGCCTTGACCGGTCTCGGCAATCGCCGATTGCTGGAAGAATCGCTCGACCGGGCGATCGAACGGGCGGCTCGCGAGGGGGATCATCTGTCCGTGATGTTTTTGGACCTGGATCGGTTCAAGATCGTGAACGATTCGATGGGGCACCGATTCGGCGACGCGCTGTTACGGCAAGTCTCGAGGCGGCTGGTCGAGGCGGCGAACGGCGAGGGGTTGATCGCGAGGCAAGGCGGGGACGAATTCGTGCTGCTGCTGGACGGCGCATCGGAGGAGCGGGCGCGAGCGGTCGCGGAACGCATCTTGGACGCGCTGCAGGCTCCCTTCTACGTGGAAGGGCAAGAAATTTTCATCACGCCGAGCATGGGCGTCAGCGTCTTCCCCGATCACGGCCTCGACCCTCAGTCGCTCCTGAAAAGCGCGGACTACGCGATGTATCAAGCGAAGCAGAACGGACGCAACGGCTTCCAGCTGTTTAATCCTCAGCTGCAGTCGAAGGCGGAGAAGCGGCTCGAGCTGGAAAATCATCTGCGCCGCGCGCTGGAGCGCGGCGAGCTGTCGCTGCATTACCAGCCGCAGGTCAATACCCGCAAGCGGCGCGTCATCGGCGTCGAAGCGCTGCTGCGCTGGAATCACACGTCGTGGGGACCGGTCTCCCCGGCGACGTTCATCCCGATCGCCGAGGAGACGGGATTGATCTTGCCGATCGGGGATTGGGTGCTGAACGAAGCGTGCCGGCAGACGCAGTCGTGGATCGACGACGGACTGCCGCCGATGACGGTCTCCGTCAACATCTCCGCGAGGCAGCTGCAGCAGCCTGATTTCATCTCTCTGGTGCGGAACGCTCTCCGCGCGTCCCGGCTCCCGGCCCGGCTGCTCGAGCTGGAGCTGACCGAGAGCCTGACGATGGATCGGACGACCTCCTCCGAGGTCATCCGCCGGCTGAAGCAGCTCGGCGTCGGCATCGCGATCGACGACTTCGGCACGGGTTACAGCTCGCTCCATTACTTGAAGCATCTGTCCATCAACCGGCTCAAGATCGACCAATCGTTCATTCGGGATTTGCTTGCGGACCAGAACGATCAAGACATCGTGAAGGCGATCGTCACGATGTCGCACAGCCTCGGCATCGAGGTCATCGCGGAGGGCGTCGAAGCGACGGAGCAGGTACGGTTCCTCGAGCAACACGGCTGCGACCAGGTGCAGGGGTTCCTGTTCTCGCGCCCGCTGCCGGCGGAGGCCGTTCCTGCGTTTCTTCGGAAATAA
- a CDS encoding SDR family oxidoreductase yields the protein MATTTQQPPKQTFPPQHQDRQPGLERDMNPKPVFEDRQYKAAGKLLGKTALITGGDSGIGRAVAVTYAKEGADVAIVYLNEHADAEETKRQVEQEGRRCLLIAGDIGDEAFCRDAVERTVREYGKLDILVNNAAEQHPQKSIEDITAEQLERTFRTNIFAMFYLTKAAMKHLKSGAAIVNTTSITAYQGNEILLDYSSTKGAIVTFTRSLSQQLVGKGIRVNGVAPGPIWTPLIPSTFNEDQVSKFGGTTPMKRAGQPEELAPSFVFLASDDSSYMTGQILHVNGGMIVNG from the coding sequence ATGGCAACGACGACGCAGCAGCCGCCGAAGCAGACGTTCCCTCCCCAGCATCAGGACCGGCAGCCGGGCCTCGAGCGGGACATGAACCCGAAGCCGGTGTTCGAGGATCGGCAGTATAAAGCCGCGGGCAAGCTGCTCGGCAAGACCGCGCTCATTACCGGCGGCGACAGCGGCATCGGCCGCGCGGTGGCCGTGACGTACGCGAAGGAAGGCGCGGACGTGGCGATCGTGTATTTGAACGAGCACGCGGACGCGGAAGAGACGAAGCGCCAGGTCGAGCAAGAGGGCCGGCGGTGCCTCTTGATCGCCGGAGATATCGGGGATGAAGCTTTTTGCCGGGATGCGGTGGAGCGGACCGTCCGCGAATACGGGAAGCTCGACATTCTCGTGAACAACGCCGCGGAGCAGCATCCGCAGAAGAGCATCGAGGACATTACGGCGGAGCAGCTGGAGCGGACGTTCCGGACGAACATCTTCGCAATGTTCTACTTGACGAAGGCGGCGATGAAGCATCTGAAGTCGGGCGCGGCGATCGTCAATACGACGTCGATCACGGCGTACCAGGGCAACGAGATTTTGCTCGACTATTCCTCGACGAAGGGCGCGATCGTGACGTTCACCCGTTCGCTGTCGCAGCAGCTCGTCGGCAAGGGCATCCGCGTCAACGGCGTGGCCCCGGGGCCGATCTGGACGCCGCTCATCCCGTCGACGTTCAACGAAGATCAGGTATCGAAGTTCGGAGGCACGACGCCGATGAAGCGCGCGGGACAGCCCGAGGAGCTGGCCCCGAGCTTCGTCTTCCTCGCGAGCGACGATTCCTCCTATATGACGGGGCAGATTTTGCACGTGAACGGTGGTATGATCGTTAACGGGTGA
- a CDS encoding YqkE family protein yields the protein MGKRKTGGSSNGWSGGKTAPQAASQEKEKGLTLKDALGADVLAKLKAQADALKAQEAQERERQRAEAEERRKQEQKRLDNDFEHLLNNSGMDWKKFK from the coding sequence ATGGGCAAACGGAAGACAGGCGGGTCTTCGAACGGATGGTCCGGGGGGAAGACCGCGCCTCAAGCCGCTTCGCAAGAGAAGGAGAAGGGGCTGACGCTGAAGGACGCGCTCGGCGCGGACGTGCTGGCGAAGCTGAAGGCGCAGGCCGACGCGCTCAAGGCGCAGGAAGCGCAAGAGCGCGAACGCCAGCGCGCCGAGGCGGAGGAACGCCGCAAGCAGGAGCAGAAGCGGCTCGACAACGATTTCGAGCATCTGCTCAATAATAGCGGCATGGATTGGAAGAAGTTCAAGTAG
- a CDS encoding AraC family transcriptional regulator has product MLSYLDTTLVRVPESGRVDVAGDEAPRFGFVQREHVSATMEDEAADFAAASGDWFFVPSRRRLTLYNPGPAPADVLLVRFRASEAVPAWPANEGGSRTFRLPRSRAPAEAFAASAGAGRFEALPLETRLERQAHLHAVAAACVAAARAAALSAEDPLHRHVEEARRAIRDRFDEHLDMEELARLSGASPSRFYQAFREHTGFSPHKLLTAVRLNASLARLSNAPASIMAVAHSVGYADELYFSRLFKKHMGVSPSEYASRANRRIANLCPVFEGDLAALGIASAFAPPRGWEARAEELLPNLRAAKPDIIFTHPVPDDIQAELEMIAPVERIVWKGPEAPSWKERLVRIASSLELPGVAERWLSLFETKASNARTHVNEKLGGAPFLLVGAYAGGFRVFGPQRKKMSDLFYSELGFAPPPEALGLGFLDTERIEDVAALPCDNVLFLLPDSLPVSFGFRLAAEWRERKSGRTACLLIRHSDPSLYNAAFYESLLDQTVNQLLRGDVLKSPYEK; this is encoded by the coding sequence TTGCTCTCATACTTAGATACTACGCTCGTCCGCGTGCCGGAGAGCGGACGCGTCGACGTCGCCGGCGACGAGGCGCCGCGGTTCGGCTTCGTCCAGCGCGAGCACGTGTCCGCGACGATGGAGGACGAGGCGGCGGACTTCGCCGCGGCATCCGGCGACTGGTTCTTCGTCCCGTCGCGCAGACGATTAACGCTATATAATCCCGGACCCGCGCCGGCGGACGTCCTGCTCGTCCGCTTTCGCGCGTCGGAAGCGGTACCGGCGTGGCCCGCGAACGAAGGCGGCAGCCGCACGTTCCGACTGCCCCGCTCGCGCGCGCCGGCGGAGGCGTTCGCGGCCAGCGCGGGAGCGGGCCGCTTCGAAGCGCTGCCGCTCGAGACGCGGCTCGAGCGGCAGGCGCACCTGCACGCGGTCGCGGCCGCCTGCGTCGCGGCCGCGCGGGCGGCCGCCCTCAGCGCCGAAGATCCGCTGCATCGCCACGTCGAGGAGGCGCGGCGCGCGATCCGCGATCGGTTCGACGAGCACCTCGACATGGAGGAGCTCGCACGCTTGTCCGGCGCCTCCCCGAGCCGCTTCTACCAAGCGTTCCGGGAGCACACGGGCTTCAGCCCGCATAAGCTGCTGACGGCCGTGCGGCTGAACGCTTCGCTCGCCCGGCTGTCGAACGCGCCCGCATCGATCATGGCCGTGGCCCATTCCGTCGGGTACGCGGACGAGCTGTATTTCAGCCGGCTGTTCAAAAAGCACATGGGCGTGTCGCCGTCCGAATACGCGAGCCGGGCCAATCGGCGCATCGCGAACCTGTGCCCGGTCTTCGAGGGCGATCTCGCGGCGCTCGGCATCGCGTCCGCGTTCGCGCCTCCGAGAGGCTGGGAGGCGCGCGCCGAGGAGCTGCTGCCGAACCTAAGAGCGGCGAAGCCCGACATCATCTTCACGCATCCGGTGCCGGACGACATTCAAGCGGAGCTGGAGATGATCGCGCCGGTAGAGCGAATCGTATGGAAGGGGCCGGAGGCGCCCTCTTGGAAGGAGCGGCTCGTTCGCATCGCGAGCTCGCTCGAGCTGCCGGGCGTCGCGGAGCGGTGGCTGTCGCTGTTCGAGACGAAGGCGTCCAACGCGCGTACGCACGTGAACGAGAAGCTGGGCGGCGCGCCGTTCCTGCTCGTCGGCGCGTATGCCGGCGGCTTCCGGGTGTTCGGGCCGCAGCGGAAGAAGATGAGCGACCTCTTCTACTCGGAGCTGGGCTTCGCTCCGCCGCCGGAAGCGCTCGGCCTCGGCTTTCTGGACACGGAGCGGATCGAGGACGTCGCGGCGCTGCCCTGCGACAACGTGCTCTTCCTGCTGCCCGACTCGCTGCCGGTATCGTTCGGCTTCCGTCTGGCCGCCGAATGGCGCGAACGGAAATCCGGGCGGACGGCATGCCTGCTGATCCGCCATTCGGATCCTTCGCTGTACAACGCGGCTTTCTACGAGAGCCTGCTCGACCAGACCGTCAATCAGTTGCTGCGCGGGGACGTTTTAAAAAGTCCATACGAAAAGTAG
- a CDS encoding nitroreductase family protein: MGLSEVIRGRRSVHKFQQDRPVPLDVVAELLDTAVWAPNHKLTQPWRFVVVHGEGRKRIAEVSRAVNEKREKDPVKSKELGEFFYNKLMAVPMFVVVLMREDTQLAVREEDYAATSCVIHNFGLLAWERGLGMVWETYGLLHQPGFREAVGARPGEKIVGSLHVGYPAAVPPAQARIPASRLLTVIGE, translated from the coding sequence ATGGGATTATCGGAAGTTATTAGGGGACGTCGATCCGTACATAAGTTCCAACAGGATCGTCCGGTACCGCTCGACGTCGTCGCCGAGCTGCTCGACACCGCCGTATGGGCGCCGAATCACAAGCTGACGCAGCCGTGGCGGTTCGTCGTCGTGCACGGGGAAGGTCGCAAGCGGATCGCGGAAGTGTCCAGAGCCGTCAACGAGAAGCGGGAGAAGGATCCCGTCAAATCGAAGGAGCTCGGCGAGTTTTTCTATAACAAGCTGATGGCCGTGCCGATGTTCGTCGTCGTGCTCATGCGGGAAGATACGCAGCTCGCCGTGCGCGAGGAAGATTACGCGGCGACGAGCTGCGTCATTCACAACTTCGGCTTGCTCGCGTGGGAGCGGGGCCTCGGCATGGTTTGGGAGACGTACGGCCTCTTGCATCAGCCCGGGTTTCGGGAGGCGGTCGGCGCGCGGCCCGGCGAGAAGATCGTCGGCAGTCTGCATGTCGGCTACCCCGCGGCGGTGCCGCCCGCGCAAGCGAGAATTCCGGCCTCGCGGCTGCTGACCGTCATCGGCGAGTAA
- a CDS encoding ABC transporter permease, which translates to MKIRYLLPALIALSVVSLFVGVSDLTPMDLFTMSEKQAQIFFASRVPRLVSIVIAGMSMSIVGLIMQQLTRNKFVSPTTAGTDEAARLGVLVAILLFSGTSTMAKILVAFAFALAGTYIFMKLLDRVKYKDAIFIPLVGLMFGSIIGSVTTFFAYKNDLIQNIAAWMQGDFSLIIRGSYELLYLSVPVLIVAYAYANRFTVAGMGESFAVNLGLNYKQVVNIGLAIVALVSAVVLLTVGMIPFLGLIIPNLVTMYRGDHLRNSLTSTALFGAVFLLACDIFGRLIIFPYEIPIGLTVGVIGSAIFLYMLLRRKNYGA; encoded by the coding sequence ATGAAAATACGTTATTTATTGCCTGCGCTGATCGCGCTGTCCGTCGTCTCGCTGTTCGTGGGCGTCTCGGACTTAACGCCGATGGACCTGTTTACGATGAGCGAGAAGCAGGCGCAAATTTTTTTCGCAAGCCGCGTGCCCCGGCTCGTCAGCATCGTCATCGCGGGGATGAGCATGAGCATCGTCGGCCTCATCATGCAGCAGCTGACGCGCAACAAGTTCGTGTCGCCGACGACGGCCGGCACCGACGAAGCGGCCCGGCTCGGCGTGCTCGTGGCGATTCTGCTGTTCTCCGGCACGTCGACGATGGCCAAGATCTTGGTCGCCTTCGCGTTCGCGCTGGCCGGCACTTATATTTTCATGAAGCTGCTCGACCGGGTGAAGTACAAAGACGCGATCTTCATTCCGCTCGTCGGACTGATGTTCGGCAGCATTATCGGTTCGGTCACGACGTTCTTCGCGTACAAGAACGATCTTATCCAGAACATCGCCGCTTGGATGCAAGGCGACTTCTCGCTGATCATCCGCGGCAGCTATGAGCTGCTATATCTTAGCGTGCCGGTGCTGATCGTCGCTTACGCGTACGCGAATCGATTCACGGTAGCCGGCATGGGCGAATCGTTCGCGGTCAACCTCGGGCTGAACTATAAGCAGGTCGTCAACATCGGCCTCGCGATCGTCGCGCTCGTCTCGGCCGTCGTGCTGCTGACCGTAGGCATGATTCCGTTCCTCGGGCTTATCATCCCGAATCTCGTCACGATGTATCGAGGGGATCATCTGCGGAACAGCCTGACGTCGACGGCGCTCTTCGGCGCCGTGTTCCTGCTCGCCTGCGACATCTTCGGACGGCTGATCATCTTCCCGTACGAAATTCCGATCGGACTGACGGTCGGCGTCATCGGAAGCGCGATCTTCCTGTATATGCTGCTGAGGAGGAAGAACTATGGGGCCTAG
- a CDS encoding iron chelate uptake ABC transporter family permease subunit: MGPRGKLISLAAVALALIAVFLFANLGGNVGYVLPRRAYKVLAIVLTGAAIAYATTVFQTMTNNRILTPNIIGLDSMYLLVQTFIVFAYGAMNVAVINQKLNFFLSVAAMMGFALVLYRLLFKRPGAHIYFLLLAGIVMGTLFGSMTTFMQVLIDPNDFLVVQGRMFASFNNVNTDLVWIALGAFVVVGGYALRFIPMLDTLSLGRSHAVNLGIDYEGVIKRLLVVIAVLIAVATALVGPITFLGLLVANLAVQFMRTYRHKFLIPASILISVVALVGGQLLVERVFVFSTTLSVIINFIGGVYFLYLLLKENRTW, encoded by the coding sequence ATGGGGCCTAGAGGCAAGCTCATCTCCCTCGCGGCCGTCGCCCTGGCGCTCATCGCCGTCTTCCTGTTCGCGAACCTCGGCGGCAACGTCGGGTACGTGCTGCCGCGCCGGGCGTACAAGGTGCTGGCGATCGTACTGACGGGGGCGGCGATCGCATACGCGACGACTGTGTTCCAGACGATGACGAACAACCGGATTTTGACGCCGAACATAATCGGCCTCGATTCGATGTACTTGCTCGTCCAGACGTTCATCGTCTTCGCGTACGGCGCGATGAACGTCGCGGTCATCAATCAGAAGCTGAACTTCTTCCTCTCCGTCGCGGCGATGATGGGCTTCGCTCTGGTGTTGTATCGCCTGCTGTTCAAGCGGCCGGGCGCCCACATCTACTTCTTGCTGCTCGCGGGCATCGTCATGGGGACGCTGTTCGGCAGCATGACGACGTTCATGCAGGTGCTGATCGATCCGAACGACTTCCTCGTCGTGCAAGGCCGCATGTTCGCGAGCTTCAACAACGTGAACACGGATCTGGTCTGGATTGCGCTCGGCGCGTTCGTCGTCGTCGGAGGCTATGCGCTGCGTTTCATTCCGATGCTCGATACGTTGTCGCTCGGTCGGTCGCATGCGGTCAATCTCGGCATCGACTACGAAGGCGTCATCAAGCGGCTGCTCGTCGTCATCGCCGTGCTGATCGCCGTCGCGACCGCGTTGGTCGGGCCGATCACGTTCCTCGGACTGCTCGTGGCGAATTTGGCCGTACAGTTCATGCGGACGTACCGGCACAAGTTTCTCATCCCGGCTTCGATCCTGATCAGCGTCGTCGCGCTGGTCGGCGGCCAGCTGCTCGTGGAGCGCGTGTTCGTCTTCTCCACGACGCTGAGCGTCATCATCAACTTCATCGGCGGCGTGTACTTCTTGTATTTGCTGTTAAAGGAGAATCGAACGTGGTAG
- a CDS encoding iron ABC transporter ATP-binding protein, producing MVVVKNVTKSYGGKPVVENVSLRIEPRKITSFIGPNGAGKSTLLSVISRLTPQDEGEVWIEDKEIRKWKSGDLAKKISILKQSNIVNVRLTVRELVSFGRFPYSQGRLTPDDWKHVDEAIRYMDLEAMQHKYLDELSGGQNQRAFIAMVIAQDTEYILLDEPLNNLDMKHSVQIMKVLRRLVDDLGKTIVIVLHDINFASCYSDRIVALRDGRVAKEGAVDEIIRTDALKEIYDMDIPIEPIGGNRIAVYFS from the coding sequence GTGGTAGTCGTGAAGAACGTAACGAAGTCCTATGGCGGCAAGCCCGTCGTCGAAAATGTATCCCTGCGCATCGAACCGCGCAAGATCACTTCCTTCATCGGCCCGAACGGGGCCGGCAAGAGCACCCTGCTCTCCGTGATCAGCCGCTTAACGCCGCAGGACGAAGGCGAAGTGTGGATCGAGGACAAGGAAATCCGGAAGTGGAAGAGCGGCGACTTAGCGAAAAAGATTTCGATCCTGAAGCAGTCGAATATCGTGAACGTCCGGCTCACGGTGCGCGAGCTCGTCAGCTTCGGCCGCTTCCCGTATTCGCAGGGTCGGCTGACGCCGGACGACTGGAAGCACGTCGACGAGGCGATCCGGTACATGGATCTCGAAGCGATGCAGCACAAATATTTGGATGAGCTGAGCGGCGGGCAAAACCAGCGCGCGTTCATCGCGATGGTCATCGCGCAGGACACCGAATACATCCTGCTCGACGAGCCGCTCAACAATCTCGACATGAAGCACTCGGTGCAAATCATGAAGGTGCTTCGGCGCCTGGTCGACGACCTCGGCAAGACGATCGTCATCGTGCTGCACGACATCAACTTCGCTTCCTGCTACTCGGATCGGATCGTCGCGCTGAGAGACGGCCGCGTGGCGAAGGAAGGCGCCGTGGACGAAATTATCCGCACCGACGCGTTGAAAGAGATATACGACATGGACATTCCGATCGAGCCGATCGGCGGGAATCGGATCGCGGTGTACTTTTCATAG
- a CDS encoding siderophore ABC transporter substrate-binding protein: MKKFSVWAVLMVMMLVVAACGGGNASEDGTQGAAETPPVEQPAAEEPAAEEPAAPTEVTITHQLGETVVPVNPAKVVVFDFGALDSLDKLGVTVTGVPQSGTIPPYLEKYAGSDYTNVGSLVEPDFEKIAELDPDLILISGRQSAHYEEFTKLAPTVFIGVDNANYMESFKNNVTILGQIFQKEAEVAAEVEAVEKAVADLNAASTAGGKNALVVLTNEGKISAYGPGSRFGIIHGAFGIPAVDEDIVVETHGQSVTYEYIVEKDPDYLFVIDRNAVVTSGEAAPAGSLSDNELIKNTKAYKNNKIVYLDPNYWYLSGGGLISVSEMVKQVTEATK; this comes from the coding sequence ATGAAGAAATTTTCGGTATGGGCGGTATTGATGGTCATGATGCTGGTCGTCGCGGCATGCGGCGGCGGCAACGCGTCCGAGGACGGCACCCAAGGAGCGGCGGAGACGCCTCCCGTGGAGCAGCCCGCTGCGGAGGAGCCTGCAGCCGAGGAGCCGGCGGCGCCGACGGAAGTTACGATTACGCATCAACTCGGCGAGACGGTCGTGCCGGTCAATCCGGCGAAGGTCGTCGTGTTCGACTTCGGCGCGCTCGACTCGCTCGACAAGCTGGGCGTAACGGTGACCGGCGTACCGCAATCGGGGACGATTCCGCCGTACCTAGAGAAGTACGCGGGCTCCGACTATACGAACGTCGGCAGCCTCGTCGAGCCGGACTTCGAGAAGATCGCGGAGCTCGATCCGGATCTGATCCTCATCTCTGGCCGTCAATCGGCGCATTACGAAGAATTCACCAAGCTGGCTCCGACGGTGTTCATCGGCGTCGACAACGCCAACTACATGGAGTCGTTCAAGAACAACGTAACGATTCTCGGGCAAATTTTCCAGAAGGAAGCGGAAGTCGCGGCGGAAGTGGAAGCGGTGGAGAAGGCGGTCGCCGACCTGAACGCGGCGTCGACGGCCGGCGGCAAGAACGCGCTCGTCGTGCTGACGAACGAAGGAAAGATCAGCGCGTACGGACCGGGCTCGCGCTTCGGCATCATTCACGGCGCGTTCGGCATCCCGGCCGTCGACGAGGACATCGTCGTCGAGACGCACGGTCAGAGCGTCACCTACGAATACATCGTCGAGAAAGATCCGGACTACTTGTTCGTGATCGATCGGAACGCCGTCGTGACGTCGGGCGAAGCCGCTCCGGCGGGCTCCTTGTCGGACAACGAGCTGATCAAGAACACGAAGGCCTACAAGAATAATAAGATCGTCTACCTCGATCCGAACTACTGGTACCTGTCCGGCGGCGGCCTGATCTCCGTCTCCGAGATGGTGAAGCAAGTGACGGAAGCGACGAAATAA